ATTGCTCACATCGACCACGGGAAATCAACCCTCGCCGATCGCTTGCTACAAGCCACTGGCACTGTTGACGAGCGGCAGATGAAGGAACAGTTTCTCGACAATATGGATCTGGAACGGGAGCGCGGCATTACGATTAAGCTGCAAGCTGCCCGGATGAACTATACAGCAAAAGATGGTCAGCAGTATGTGCTGAACTTGATTGATACTCCGGGTCATGTAGACTTTTCTTATGAGGTGTCACGCAGCCTTGTTGCTTGTGAAGGAGCGCTATTGGTAGTAGATGCGTCCCAAGGTGTGGAGGCGCAAACTTTGGCAAATGTATATTTAGCCTTAGAGAATAACCTGGAAATTATCCCGGTTTTGAATAAAATCGATTTGCCTGGGGCAGAACCAGAACGGGTAATTGGCGAGATTGAAGAAATTATCGGTCTAGATTGCAGTGGTGCAATTCTTGCCTCTGCTAAAGAAGGAATTGGTATTAATGAGATTTTAGAAGCAGTTGTTGAGCGGATACCGCCACCGCCCAATACGATAAATGAACGTTTACGGGCGTTGATTTTTGATAGCTATTACGACAGTTACCGGGGAGTAATTGTATATTTCCGGGTGATGGATGGCACGTTAAAAAAAGGCGATCGCATCCATTTAATGGCATCTGGTAAAGAATTTGAAATTGATGAGTTAGGCGTTCTTTCTCCCACTCAAAAGCAAGTTGATGAACTCCATGCTGGGGAAGTAGGCTATTTGGGAGCGGCAATTAAAGCTGTAGCTGATGCACGTGTAGGAGACACAATTACCCTCAGTAAGGCGAAAGCGGAAGCACCCTTGCCAGGTTATGCAGAAGCTAACCCGATGGTTTTTTGCGGGATGTTCCCCATTGATGCTGACCAATTTGAAGATTTGCGGGAAGCCTTAGAAAAGCTCGAACTCAACGACGCAGCACTACACTACGAACCAGAAACTTCTAGCGCGATGGGGTTTGGTTTCCGTTGCGGGTTCTTGGGTTTGCTGCACATGGAAATTGTCCAGGAACGTTTAGAGCGAGAGTATAACCTAGATTTAATCATTACAGCCCCCTCGGTGGTTTATAAGGTGATCACCCTCAAAGGTGAGGAACTCTATATCGATAATCCCAGCCGTTTACCTTCTCCCAACGATCGTGAAAAAATTGAAGAACCCTACGTCCAAGTAGAGATGATTACGCCGGAAACTTATGTTGGCAGCTTGATGGAGTTGTCACAAAATCGTCGTGGTATCTTCAAGGATATGAAATATCTCGCCCAAGGACGTACTACACTCACTTACGAATTACCCTTGGCAGAGGTAGTCACCGACTTTTTTGACCAAATGAAGTCGCGATCGCGCGGTTACGCCAGTATGGAATATCACATCATCGGCTACCGTGAAAATCCTTTGGTAAAGCTGGATATCATGATTAACGGCGATCCTGTGGATTCCTTGGCGATGATTGTACATCGGGATAAAGCTTACAACGTCGGGCGAGCAATGGCGGAAAAACTCAAGGAACTAATTCCCCGCCATCAATTCAAAGTGCCAATTCAAGCATCTATTGGCAGTAAAGTTATCGCCAGCGAACACATCCCCGCTTTGCGAAAAGACGTGCTTGCTAAATGCTACGGTGGTGATATTAGCCGCAAGAAAAAACTTTTGCAGAAACAAGCAAAAGGTAAAAAGCGGATGAAATCTGTGGGTACTGTGGACGTACCGCAGGAAGCTTTTATGGCTGTACTGCGCTTGGATCAAAGCTAATTTGGTAGACAATTACAGCATCGTTTGAGGCATCATAACCCAACAGTACTAAGATACTTGTTGGGTTTTGCTAATTTTTTAACTTAACACTATTGACCTGATAGCGAATTAAGGAACAAGTAAGAGGAATCTGAGAAGGGTAATACCAATTTCAAAAAAGAATGTGACAAGTAGACCATCTGTAGAGACGCGATTCATCGCGTCTTCACCCAAGGATGTGTTGCAATCATTAATTGAATTGGTATAAATTCCTCATTTTTGCTTCATTTGTTTTAAAAGGGCAACATTTCTTGGTTACAGCCGTCTTTTCTAGATAGGCTGTACTTTTCGCTTGGGCAAATAGGGAGATGGATTTACAGTTTTTCCCTAAGAGTGAAAACAGATTAAGCGCTTCTATGCACAGCTAACAGAAGCTAGACAACCATTAAAAGAGTTAAAAGGGGGTGACAGACTTCCTTTAAATTTGGCTTTTATAGGGTAATCTTTTTAGATGTTTCATAAGGTCTTTGCTGATTTCTCCAACCTTGATAACCTGTAATCAGCTTTATCAAAAAAGTGTTAAAAAATTCAAACATTATTTTAGTATATATACTCACTGCAACTGTCAGAGTTGTATTTTTAGATAAATGTAGTTTTTTAAATATTTGTAAAGCATCAGGGGGTTTAATAAATGAAGATACTGGTACTAAGTTGGGAATTTCCACCAAGGATAGTTGGGGGAATTGCGCGTCATGTAGCGGAGTTGTATCCGGAGCTGGTTAAGCTAGGACATGAAATCCACCTGATTACAGCGGAATTTGGTCAAGCTTCGATGTATGAAGTTGTTGAGGGAATAAAAGTACATCGAGTACCAGTGTCTCATAGTAATGACTTTTTCCACTGGGTAGTCAATCTTAATCAGAGCATGGGGGATCACGGTGGGAAGTTAATTCTGGAGGAAGGGCCTTTTGATTTAATTCATGCTCATGATTGGTTAGTAGGAGATGCAGCGATCGCTCTCAAACATAACTTTAAAATCCCTCTAATTGCCACAATTCACGCTACTGAATACGGACGTTATAACGGCATTTACACAGAAACACAAAACTATATTAATGGTAAAGAAAATTTACTAGCTTACGATGCTTGGCGGATTATTGTTTGTAGTGACTATATGCAGCGGGAAGTAGAACGAGCATTACACAGTCATTGGAACAAAATTGATGTCATTTATAACGGTATTCGAGCCGAAAAGAAACAGCACCACGAAGATTTTCATGCGCTGGATTTTCGTCGCCAATTTGCCACAGACGATGAAAAAATAGTTTATTATCTCGGTCGCATGACCTATGAAAAGGGTGTACCTGTACTCCTGAATGCTGCACCTAAGATATTGGGAGAAATGGGAGGTAATGTTAAGTTTGTGATTGTTGGTGGTGGTAATACCGACCATCTCAAACGTCAAGCCTGGGATTTAGGAATTTGGCACAAATGTTATTTTACTGGCTTTCTCTCCGATGAATACTTAGATAAATTTCAAACCGTCGCTGACTGTGCCGTGTTTCCCAGTCTTTACGAACCCTTTGGGATTGTAGCTTTAGAAAGTTTTGCTTCTCGTGTACCAGTGGTAGTTTCAAATACTGGCGGTTTTCCAGAAGTGGTGCAACATAATAAAACAGGCATTGTTACCTGGGTGAACAATCCTGATTCCCTGGCTTGGGGGATTTTAGAAGTGTTGAGAAATCCAGGATATCGGCAATGGCTGGTGGATAATGCTTATAACGATTTAGAGCGACGCTTCAGCTGGCCGAAATTAGCCAAGCAAACAGAAAAAGTTTATCAGCGAGTTGTACAAGAGCGATCGCAAGTTGTTTGGTGATAAATGATAACCCCGGTATTTGGAAGATGCCGGGATTTTGGCACAAATCAAGTGAAGAAATATAAATTTATTTTTACACTTGCATAAATCCTTAATAAACCTTTGATAGATATACAAAAGGCGCTGCTTAAAAAACCTCAGCAGTGCAGATTTATGCTGATTTCGGATGCTATTTTGCAATTCCGGTCAACAGTAAAAAAATTAATTTAGCAAGGATTACTATATGAAACTGCTACCTTTGGATAAACTAGGAGCTAGAGAAGCCAATGGTGTTGTTGATTTTGGAGTATTTCTTCCTTGGGTGTCTAAAAATGATGGTAATCGGTTATGGGTTAAAGTTATCCATGAACAAGATCAATTCTTACAAGACATTCAACCATTAGAATTTGAACTAGAACATTCTATAGATACAGAATATGGTGATTATTGGTCAACGCAAATAAACATCAATACTCAATCAAAACCCCGCCAAAACTCTGCATGGGGACAGCCAGGAAGATATGTTTACCGCTATTTTTTACGTAATCCCAATAAGGGAGAAATAGATTGGATTATTGACCCCTTCGCTAGAGAATTTGGTGTAGGGAAATTATCCGCTTTCACATTAGGATATCAACCATATCAATGGAGTCAGCAAGAAATTAACTGGAAAACTCCAGACTTAAAAAATCTGGTAATGTACGAATTAATGATTGCTGAGTTTGGTGTAGATGTCGACAAAACCATTGATAAACTTAACTATCTAACAGATTTAGGAGTTAATTGTATTGAAATTATGCCCCTTTCTAACGTAGGCTTAACAGTAGATTGGGGCTTTTTACCAATTGGCTACTTTGGTGTAGATGAGCGATTTGGCAAAAGAAAAGATTTACAGAAGCTAATTGACGCAGCACATCAAAACAATATTGCTGTGATTGTAGATTCTGTTTATGGTCACACCAGTGATAGTTTTCCCTATTCTTATCTGTACAGAAAGTTAGAATATCGCGATAACCCTTTTATGGGGTCATTTGCTAAAGATTATTTTGGCGAAAGCACAGACTACAAACGTAAGTTTACCCAAGACTTTTTCTACACAGTGAACTATCACTGGTTAGATGTTTATCATGTTGACGGCTTCCGTTATGACTGCGTACCTAACTATTGGGATGGGTCTACAGGAGTTGGTTACGCTAATTTAGTTTTTAACACTTACAACACCGTCAAAGACAAAAAAACTGCTGGTGAATACTGGGGAAGATTTTTTGACAATAACACAATCAACTTGATTCAGTGTGCTGAGCAATTAGAAGGGCCAAGAGAGATTTTGGAACAGACTTATACCAATAGTACTTGGCAAAATGAAACGTTGGATGCTGCTAAAAAGGTAGCTGCTGGTAGTCGAGGTGATTTAGCTAATCTCGGCTTTAAATTAGGTCTAGATAATTATCCAGAAGAGATTACTAATGATGGTAACAAAATTGCCAAGACAGCACTGCAATATATAGAAACTCACGACCATTCCCGCTTTGTTTGTAACTTTGGTGCGATCGCACGCGACAATGATTTATTACAAGAGGGTAATCGCGAACTGTGGTACAAAGTCCAGCCTTACCTAATTGGGATTTTGACTGCTAAAGGTGTTCCCTTGCTTTGGCAAGGTCAAGAATTTGGCGAAAATTATTACCTTCCTGAACAAGGTTTTGGACGCGTGATGTTGCTGCGGCCTGTGCGTTGGGATTATGTTTATGATCTAATTGGTAAAAATGTACTTGCCTTAGTACGGAAGTTGATTAAACTACGCCGTCAACAACCCCAATTTACACAAGGCGAACACTTCTTTTACAATAATTACGATCGCTACCACTCAAAAAATGTCCTGCTATTCTCGCGCAAATACGCCAACAAGTTCAGCTTAGTAGCACTCAACTTTGGCGATAGTGATCAAAGTGTCCCCTTCTGGTTCCCTATTGGTGGCGATTATCAGGAAGAATTGAATGGGGAAAATAATTTAATTGGCGTTCCCAGTAATTCAGAATATTGGGTAAATATTCCTTCTAACTACGGAAGAATTTGGACGGTGACAATTAATTCGTAATTCGTAATGACGCTGGTTCGCGCAGCGTGCCGTAGGCAAGACTCGCTAACGCTACGCTAACGTAATTCGTAATTATGTAGAGACCTGCTGTTTGAAGCGTCTCTACATAAAGTTTCTGGTTTTTTCTATAGTCCAATACGCTTGGCTAAGGAAGTCGACACTCAGACTTCTCTGTGTCTGAACTAACCGAAAATCAACATTTTTAACCCGCGTAGGCGGGTTTTGTTTGTGTAGCCGCGACTTCCGGTCGCCTTTAGGAAAATTGGTATAACGCAAAGAATTAATGATTACCATGCATTATTTGGGATTAAAAAACAGTACAAAGGCTGTACGCTGGAAATTTCACCTTTACTGGGCGAAAGTTAAGTTAATACGCTTTTAAGTTGCACATTTTTTCGTTAAGACTGTCCTTTGTCCTTTGTAAATACGAATGACCAATGACTAATGACCCTCCGGGTGAGTGCAAAGCGCACGCCAGTTGTTCATTTTGGAAATCAAAAAGACCACACTGGCTCACCAATAACGAGTAAATATGCAGTTAAAGTGCGTAACAGCTTAAGTTGCTTAGCACCAGAAGTTTAATATGACAAGGACTTTCCCAAATATAGCAAAGTACTTGAAGAGAGCAGGAATCAAGTTGTTGAAGATGGGAACCTCCTTTATAACCCGTTTGATAGCTAACTTGAAACGCTACTTGCTGGGCGATACTGCTGATGTCCGTTCCTCCTCAGTCAGTCCAGCCCCCTCCTTAGCAGGCCCAGTCCTGTGTTTGGGTGGAGGTGGGCCCGATGTAGATGAGGCTATCCAGTGGATGATTAACCAAGTTAAACGAGGTAATAACTACGCCGCCAAAGTTAATGTTGTAGTAATCCGCACTTATGGTAACCATGATTACAATCGGCTAATTTCTGATATGAAGGGCGTCAACTATGTAGAGACCCTAATTATTAGCAATAGACAAGAAGCAAACAAAGCTGAAATTGTTGAGAAAATCAGAAATGCTGATGTGATTTTCTTTGCCGGCGGCGACCAATGTGAATACACTCGTAGTTGGAAAGATACCAAATTAGAGGCTGCTGTCAAGTCAGTTTATATGAAGGGTGGTGGCATTGGTGGCACTAGTGCGGGTGCGATGATTCAAAGTGAATTTGTTTACGATGCTTGTGCTTCTTCCGAAATCGGCATTGAAACTAGAGACGCACTCGAAGATCCCTACCGAGATATTACCTTTACTTACAACTTTTTCAAATGGAGTAATCTAAAGGGAACTATCGTAGATACGCACTTTGACAGCCGTAAAAGAATGGGTCGAATTATGGCTTTTATTGCTCGTCAGATTAAAGATGGTATATCTAAAAGTGCTTTAGGTATAGCCATTAGTGAGGAGACATCGGTTGTTATTGATAGAAACGGTCTAGCAAAAGTTATGGGTAGAGGTGCGGCGTACTTTGTACTTGGAGATCATAAGCCAGAAGTATGCGAACCTCGAACTCCTCTAACCTTTTCCGACTACAAAATTTGGAGAGTTCCTCGTGGTGACACCTTCAATTTGAGAAACAGACCAACATCAGGATACTATCTCAGGAGCGTGAAGCGGGGAAAATTTAATTCAGATCCGTATTGAGTAGAGACACGATTAATTGCGTCTGTACAGTAGCCAAAAGTGATTGGTCTGTATTTATTTCCCTCTGCTCCTCCCCTTCTACACCAGGGTTGCTTGCTTACGTAAACTTTGAATTGTGGCGATCGCATTTTTTGCCACTTGCTCAATTTCTTCTTGAGTATTAAATCGTCCAATGCCAAATCGTACCGAGGCATACGCTAGCTGTTCGGAATGTCCCAGTGCTGTCAGAACATGAGAGGGTGCAGTAGTCGCCGATGAGCAAGCAGAACCAGAAGACACCGCCATCACTGGTTGTAATCCTAGTAAAAGTGCAGCTCCATCTACCCCCTCAACACTGATATTTAAGTTTCCTGCTAATCGCTGGGTGGAATGTCCGTTGAGGTGAATTCCTTCGAGTTGCGAAAGTTGTTCCCACAATTTTTGTCTGAGTTCGGTAAGGCGCTGATTTTCTGTTGCTTGTTCTGCCAAAGCTATTTCTACAGCTTTGCCAAAGCCGACAATTTGGGGTGTATACAAAGTACCAGAACGCATCCCCCGCTCGTGTCCACCACCGTGTTGCTGAGGTGCAAGTTGGACTCTGGGATTGCGCCTGCGGACGTATAATGCCCCAATGCCCTTTGGCCCGTAGGCTTTGTGCGCGGTTAGCGACATCAAATCAATTTTCATCGCCTGCACATCAAGGGGAATTTTACCAATAGCTTGGGCTGCATCGCTGTGGAATATGATATTGCGATCGCGGCACATTTCCCCAATTTCTGCCAATGGCTGCAACACACCAATTTCGTTATTTGCAGCCATCACCGATACCAAAATTGTCTCTGGACGGAAAGCTTTTTCTAACTCAGTTAAATCAACCAGTCCATCTTTTTTAACTGGAAGAATAGTAATTTCAAAACCGAGAGTTTTTAAATATTTGCAAGGGTCAAGAACTGCGCTATGTTCTGTAGCAATAGTAATAATATGCTGACCTTTTTGAAAATAAGCTTCAGCAACACCTTTAATAGCTAAATTATTTGCTTCTGTTGCACCGCTAGTAAAAATAATTTCTTCTGGTGTGGTGTTGATTGCTGTTGCTAATATTTCTCGCGTTTGTTTGACAGCAGCTTCTGCTTCCCAGCCATAAACATGACCAATACTGGATGGATTGCCAAAGTGTTCTGTGAAGTAGGGTAGCATTGCTGCCAGTACCCGTTCATCTACAGGCGTGGTGGCGTGGCAATCGAGATAAATAGGGCGAATAGACATAAATTAACTTAAAATTTGACTCAAGTTTTTTAATATACTTAGAACCTGATGTAATTCATTTTTTCGTTTCAACAGTGTAAATTGGTCAGATAGAGCATACTTTTGCTGATTTTCTTGGGTAAGTTTCAGGAAAATAAAATCACTACCATTTGTTACTAATCCAAACGCAGGTTTATTTTGAGTAGGATTAGCTAGCATATAAACCAGTGCTTGAGGCACGGCTTCTAAAAGAGAAAAACTAGACCTTTTAGATTCAATCACTAACAACCAAAATTGTTCTTGAATAACTAAAATATCAATTCTACCTCTAATAATTTCTCCTTCATCCTCCGCAGAAATTTCTATTGATTGCTCACCTCTAATATAAAAAGGCTCATCATAAAATCCAGCTAAGTTAAGTAAAGGAGATAAAACTACTAATTTTACAATTTCTTCTGACAATGGGGGACGTTTGACTAAACGGAGAAAATGAAGTTTTACTCTGTCTAAATCTTGCTTTTCTAAATCTGTAATTTCTGGTAACCTTTCAAGCCATTCTGTAAAGAATACCTCTTCTTCAGCTAGTTGTAGACCAAATCTTTCTTCCAGATATGCAAGTCCAATATTTTGGGCTTGGATAAATTGAACCATAGTTAATTCTAAACTTGCAAGAAGCCTAATTCTTTACTTCAATCATAGCGCGAGCAGTTTATAAATCTATTTCACTAGAGTTATAAATATCCTCGAGTGACTCTTTATTTATCCAAATAGGTTTTAGCTGCTCATGCCGGACTTGATGGGGCTGCTAATTCTTGGAGTTTAGCTAACACTGACTGAGCATGACCTTTAGTTTTTACATTTGGCCAAGCATAAGCAATAATTCTATCAGGTGAAATCAAGAAGGTTGACCGAACTACACCCATATATTCTTTACCCATAAACTTTTTTAAGCGCCAAGCGCCGTAAGATTCTATGAGTTCATGTTCTGGGTCACTTAAGAGAGTGATAGATAAGTTATGTTTGCTGATAAATTTACAATGGGATTTACCCGAATCTGGACTAACGCCTAAAATTTTCGCTCCTAGTGCGCTGAAGTCTTGATATAAGTCAGTAAAATCTTTTGCTTCGGTGGTGCAACCTGGGGTGTCATCTTTGGGGTAAAAATAGAGGATAATCCATTGACCGCTCAAATTATCTAGGCTGACTAGGTTGTCATTTTGGTCAGGAATGGAGAAATCAGGTGCTGGTTGCCCTGCTTGGGGAATGTTGCTCATGATTAAGACTGTGAGAAATTGCGATGCCTTTAAATTCTACCCAGATTAAGCGATCACATAAAACTTCAAGCGCCCAGATTCATAGAATCTGAGCGCTTGAATATTAGGTTGCAGAGAAACTTCTGCTAAGTTGTGGAATTAAACAGGCATCATTTCCATAGCTCTGCAAGCTTCTGCACACTTGCGGCAAGCGGCAGCGCATTCCATCATTTTCGGATCATCGTTCATGTTTTCGCAAGCCATTGCACAGCGATCGCACATTTCCGCGCAAAGCATACAAGTGCGTCCCATAAACTCAGAACCACCCATCATCATGTTCATACACATCATGCACATTTCAGCGCAGTCACGCATCATGCTCATCATGCTCATCATACCCATGTCCATTTGCTTACCAGCTTTGCTCATGCAGTAAGTCATGGTTTCCATGCACATTTTGTGACATTCCATGCAAGCATCCATGCAAGTTTGCATTTCGTCAGTCATGGTTTCGGTCATCATCATCATCATAAGAAATATCTCCTGATTTGTTGATGCATAGGTAGCGTCCTTTAAAGGACTACTTTTAACAGTAATCCTATCTTTTTAAGGAGTCAATAGGGTTTTTTGTGCCGAAAGTTATAAGTCTACTATCCCGATATAATTACCGGAAATTTGGATAAATTCTACAGAAGCTTAGTGCTGTTTTTCTGAATATTCTTACCAACTAAGGGATAGAAACTCCCCTAATCGAGTAGAGATTTGTCAAGCTTGTCTACTTTTAACTTAGAGATGAGAATTTAGAGCTATATTTCTGTAGGTCTATTGTCTAGTTTTTTTGATAAATCCTGTAGAAAAAGATTTATGAACTTCTATTAAGGCATAAGTTATTAACTTCTATTAACTACAATATAGATACCCATCAAGATAGTAAGCGTAAGCTACGCAAACACAATGCCGGATGAAAATGTCTATTTTCCATGCCCAATTTTCAAGCCAAAGCATTTTCTAAATCAGCTTGTAAATCCAGCGGATGCTCAATTCCTACAGAAAGACGAATTAAATTATCTTTAATGCCGCGTTTAAGTCGTTCAGCTTCTGGTATTGAGCCATGAGTCATTTTTGCAGGATAGCAAAGCAGTGATTCCACCCCGCCTAAACTTTCAGCCAGCAAAAATAACTTGAGTCGCGAAGCGAATTTTTCAACTTCAGCAAAACCACCTTTTAATTCCAAACTAATCATCCCCCCAAAGCCAGACATTTGCTCTTTAGCTAGTTGATGTTGTTCATGGCTAGGCAAACCAGGATAATAAATTCGCTCGACTTTGGGATGCTTTTCTAAAAATTTAGCTAAGAATAAAGCATTTTTTTCGTGTTCTCGCATTCTTATAGCCAAGGTTTTAATACCCCGCAAGACTAACCAGCTATCAAAAGGACTTGGAACTGCCCCGATCGCATTTTGATAAAACTTCAGTTCGGTGTAGAGTTGTTCGTTAGAAGTGATAACTGCGCCACCAATAACGTCGCTGTGTCCTCCTAGATATTTAGTAGTACTGTGAACTACAATATCTGCACCTAATTCTAGTGGTCTTTGAAAATAAGGACTGACAAAGGTATTATCTACAACTAGAATGAGATTGTTTTTATGAGCAATATTTGCCAGTACTGTAATATCAACAATTTTTAACAATGGGTTGGTGGGGGTTTCAATCCAAATTAACTTGGTATTGGGCTGAATAAAAGTTTCAAAGTCAGTGATGTTATCAATATCTACATAGGTAGTTGTCACACCCCAATTTTTCACAACTCTTTCTAACAAACGATAAGTACCGCCATATAAATCATCACCCGCAAGAATATGATCACCACTTTTGAGTAAACTTAATACAGTGGTAGTGGCAGCTAACCCAGAGGCAAACGCCAAACCAAATTTACCATTTTCAAGTGAAGCGAGAGATTCTTCTAAAGCATTACGGGTTGGGTTTCCAGTACGAGAATATTCATATCCTTTGTGTTTTCCTATCGCTTCTTGCTCATAGGTGGAAGTCAAATATATGGGGACAATTACAGCGCCAGTCTGGGGATCTGGTTGTTGCCCTTCATGAATTGCTCTAGTTTCAAATTCCATTGTTTTCTCTTGCTTCTTCTTGGGTTTGACTAATCCAATATCTAATTAAGTCGGCTCTAGTAATTAAGCCAATAGGGACATCATGCCGCTTAATAATAATTCCTGTAGTTCCTGATAAAAGCACTCGATAAGCTTCAGAAACATCAACATCTTCATCAAGAATTGGCAGCGGTTTACCCATAACTGCGGAAACTTCTTGGTTAGAAAAATTGATGCCATCATGAAGGCACTTCATTAAAGATGCTTCATTCAAGCTTCCTACTACATGATTGTTATCAATCACTGGTAACTGTGAAATATTTAGCTTTTGTAGGTAGTTTGTAGCTTTGCTCAAGGTATCGCGGGGACTCACAGCAACTAAAGAAGGGAAATCAGTTTTTTGCGCTAATATTTCGCCAATTTTTATAGCTATGACTGTTTTACCTTCCCAAAATCCATTTTCCTGCATCCAGACATCAGAATAGATTTTGTTTATGTAGTTTCTGCCTGTATCTGGTAATAGCACTACAATATACTTCGGTTCTGATAATCGAGCTGCATACTTGAGCGCGGCGGCTACTGCTGTACCACAGGAACCTCCTACTAGTAAACCTTCCTCTCGTGCTAAGCGACGAGCCATATTAAAAGATTCTTTATCGCTAACGCGAATCATTTCATCGACTAGTTGGCGATTAAAAGTTTTGGGAATAAAGTCTTCGCCAATTCCTTCAACTTTGTAAGATTTAGGAGTATCGCCGGAAAGAATTGAACCCTCTGGATCTGCACCAACAATTACTATATTTGGATTTTGCTCTTTAAGATATTTGGCAACTCCTGAAATTGTGCCGCCTGTTCCCATACCAGCAACAAAAACATCAACTTTACCATTACTATCTGACCAAATTTCTGGCCCAGTAGTTAAGTAGTGCGCTAGAGGATTATTTGGATTTTCAAATTGATTTGGTCTGTATGCTCCTGGGATTTCTTTGGCTAGTCTTTCGGCTACACCGTTATAACTGTCTGGCGAGTCAGGTGCTACAGATGTGGGAGTAACAACTACTTCTGCACCATAAGCTTTGAGCAAGTTGATTTTATCTTGGCTCATTTTATCGGGCATGACGAAGATGCAGCGATATTTTTTTACGGCTGCAATTAGTGCGAGTCCTACACCAGTGTTACCTGCGGTGGCTTCAATAATAGTGCCGCCTGGT
This region of Nostoc sp. UHCC 0302 genomic DNA includes:
- a CDS encoding Type 1 glutamine amidotransferase-like domain-containing protein; the protein is MTRTFPNIAKYLKRAGIKLLKMGTSFITRLIANLKRYLLGDTADVRSSSVSPAPSLAGPVLCLGGGGPDVDEAIQWMINQVKRGNNYAAKVNVVVIRTYGNHDYNRLISDMKGVNYVETLIISNRQEANKAEIVEKIRNADVIFFAGGDQCEYTRSWKDTKLEAAVKSVYMKGGGIGGTSAGAMIQSEFVYDACASSEIGIETRDALEDPYRDITFTYNFFKWSNLKGTIVDTHFDSRKRMGRIMAFIARQIKDGISKSALGIAISEETSVVIDRNGLAKVMGRGAAYFVLGDHKPEVCEPRTPLTFSDYKIWRVPRGDTFNLRNRPTSGYYLRSVKRGKFNSDPY
- a CDS encoding IscS subfamily cysteine desulfurase, with the translated sequence MSIRPIYLDCHATTPVDERVLAAMLPYFTEHFGNPSSIGHVYGWEAEAAVKQTREILATAINTTPEEIIFTSGATEANNLAIKGVAEAYFQKGQHIITIATEHSAVLDPCKYLKTLGFEITILPVKKDGLVDLTELEKAFRPETILVSVMAANNEIGVLQPLAEIGEMCRDRNIIFHSDAAQAIGKIPLDVQAMKIDLMSLTAHKAYGPKGIGALYVRRRNPRVQLAPQQHGGGHERGMRSGTLYTPQIVGFGKAVEIALAEQATENQRLTELRQKLWEQLSQLEGIHLNGHSTQRLAGNLNISVEGVDGAALLLGLQPVMAVSSGSACSSATTAPSHVLTALGHSEQLAYASVRFGIGRFNTQEEIEQVAKNAIATIQSLRKQATLV
- the lepA gene encoding translation elongation factor 4 yields the protein MTDVPAVRIRNFCIIAHIDHGKSTLADRLLQATGTVDERQMKEQFLDNMDLERERGITIKLQAARMNYTAKDGQQYVLNLIDTPGHVDFSYEVSRSLVACEGALLVVDASQGVEAQTLANVYLALENNLEIIPVLNKIDLPGAEPERVIGEIEEIIGLDCSGAILASAKEGIGINEILEAVVERIPPPPNTINERLRALIFDSYYDSYRGVIVYFRVMDGTLKKGDRIHLMASGKEFEIDELGVLSPTQKQVDELHAGEVGYLGAAIKAVADARVGDTITLSKAKAEAPLPGYAEANPMVFCGMFPIDADQFEDLREALEKLELNDAALHYEPETSSAMGFGFRCGFLGLLHMEIVQERLEREYNLDLIITAPSVVYKVITLKGEELYIDNPSRLPSPNDREKIEEPYVQVEMITPETYVGSLMELSQNRRGIFKDMKYLAQGRTTLTYELPLAEVVTDFFDQMKSRSRGYASMEYHIIGYRENPLVKLDIMINGDPVDSLAMIVHRDKAYNVGRAMAEKLKELIPRHQFKVPIQASIGSKVIASEHIPALRKDVLAKCYGGDISRKKKLLQKQAKGKKRMKSVGTVDVPQEAFMAVLRLDQS
- a CDS encoding glycosyltransferase family 4 protein, coding for MKILVLSWEFPPRIVGGIARHVAELYPELVKLGHEIHLITAEFGQASMYEVVEGIKVHRVPVSHSNDFFHWVVNLNQSMGDHGGKLILEEGPFDLIHAHDWLVGDAAIALKHNFKIPLIATIHATEYGRYNGIYTETQNYINGKENLLAYDAWRIIVCSDYMQREVERALHSHWNKIDVIYNGIRAEKKQHHEDFHALDFRRQFATDDEKIVYYLGRMTYEKGVPVLLNAAPKILGEMGGNVKFVIVGGGNTDHLKRQAWDLGIWHKCYFTGFLSDEYLDKFQTVADCAVFPSLYEPFGIVALESFASRVPVVVSNTGGFPEVVQHNKTGIVTWVNNPDSLAWGILEVLRNPGYRQWLVDNAYNDLERRFSWPKLAKQTEKVYQRVVQERSQVVW
- a CDS encoding alpha-amylase family glycosyl hydrolase, with protein sequence MKLLPLDKLGAREANGVVDFGVFLPWVSKNDGNRLWVKVIHEQDQFLQDIQPLEFELEHSIDTEYGDYWSTQININTQSKPRQNSAWGQPGRYVYRYFLRNPNKGEIDWIIDPFAREFGVGKLSAFTLGYQPYQWSQQEINWKTPDLKNLVMYELMIAEFGVDVDKTIDKLNYLTDLGVNCIEIMPLSNVGLTVDWGFLPIGYFGVDERFGKRKDLQKLIDAAHQNNIAVIVDSVYGHTSDSFPYSYLYRKLEYRDNPFMGSFAKDYFGESTDYKRKFTQDFFYTVNYHWLDVYHVDGFRYDCVPNYWDGSTGVGYANLVFNTYNTVKDKKTAGEYWGRFFDNNTINLIQCAEQLEGPREILEQTYTNSTWQNETLDAAKKVAAGSRGDLANLGFKLGLDNYPEEITNDGNKIAKTALQYIETHDHSRFVCNFGAIARDNDLLQEGNRELWYKVQPYLIGILTAKGVPLLWQGQEFGENYYLPEQGFGRVMLLRPVRWDYVYDLIGKNVLALVRKLIKLRRQQPQFTQGEHFFYNNYDRYHSKNVLLFSRKYANKFSLVALNFGDSDQSVPFWFPIGGDYQEELNGENNLIGVPSNSEYWVNIPSNYGRIWTVTINS
- a CDS encoding type I restriction endonuclease; this encodes MVQFIQAQNIGLAYLEERFGLQLAEEEVFFTEWLERLPEITDLEKQDLDRVKLHFLRLVKRPPLSEEIVKLVVLSPLLNLAGFYDEPFYIRGEQSIEISAEDEGEIIRGRIDILVIQEQFWLLVIESKRSSFSLLEAVPQALVYMLANPTQNKPAFGLVTNGSDFIFLKLTQENQQKYALSDQFTLLKRKNELHQVLSILKNLSQILS